In Flavobacterium sp. CS20, a single window of DNA contains:
- a CDS encoding 1-acyl-sn-glycerol-3-phosphate acyltransferase, whose protein sequence is MGLFKQNPFGHYLVLKKWLIRFMGILTHRRYSGFNQLKIEGSEIIKDLPDTNVLFISNHQTYFADVVAMYHVFNASLSGRVDTLKNVGYLWNPKLNIYYVAARETMKGGFLPKILAYAGSVSIDRTWRAAGKKVNRQVKLSDISNIGKALNDGWVITFPQGTTKPWKPIRKGTAHIIKKYKPIVVPIVIDGFRRSFDKKGINIKKRGILQSMQIKEPLEIDYDNETTEEIVEKIEYAIEQHPSFKKVISEEELKLQEELNQQRRYSAKTERKKD, encoded by the coding sequence ATGGGTTTATTTAAACAAAATCCTTTTGGGCATTACCTTGTTTTAAAGAAGTGGTTAATTCGTTTTATGGGCATTTTAACCCATAGAAGATATTCTGGGTTCAATCAACTTAAAATAGAAGGTTCAGAGATTATAAAAGATTTGCCAGATACTAATGTGCTTTTTATATCAAATCATCAAACATATTTTGCTGATGTTGTGGCGATGTACCACGTTTTTAATGCCAGTTTGAGTGGGCGAGTGGACACATTAAAAAATGTAGGCTATTTATGGAATCCGAAATTAAATATATACTATGTAGCTGCAAGAGAAACCATGAAAGGAGGTTTTTTACCTAAAATATTAGCTTATGCGGGTTCGGTGAGTATTGATAGAACTTGGCGTGCCGCTGGAAAAAAAGTCAACAGACAAGTTAAGCTTAGCGATATTTCAAATATTGGCAAAGCCCTTAACGACGGTTGGGTTATCACCTTTCCTCAAGGCACTACTAAACCGTGGAAACCTATTCGTAAAGGCACAGCTCATATCATTAAAAAATATAAACCTATTGTTGTACCAATTGTAATTGATGGTTTTAGACGTTCGTTTGACAAAAAAGGGATTAATATAAAAAAACGTGGCATTTTGCAATCTATGCAAATTAAAGAACCTCTTGAGATTGATTATGATAACGAAACTACAGAAGAAATTGTTGAAAAAATTGAATATGCTATTGAGCAACATCCGTCTTTCAAAAAAGTTATTTCTGAAGAAGAGCTTAAACTTCAAGAAGAGCTCAATCAACAAAGACGATATAGTGCTAAAACAGAAAGAAAAAAAGACTAA
- a CDS encoding dicarboxylate/amino acid:cation symporter, whose translation MKKLALHWQILIGMAFGILIGLVFTNFDWGVNFVTDWIKPFGNIFINALKLIAVPLIIASLIKGVSDLKNISSLSQMGLKTIVTYILTTVIAVSIGLLIVNIIQPGSSIDENTRQELLDAYAGDAESKKVDAQMQKENGPLKAIEDLVPDNIFGAASDNSNMLQVIFFAIFFGIGLILIPEKQSKPVKDFFDGFNEVILKMIDIIMLVAPYGVLALMATLVVEAPSSDLFFALLYYSVAVVSGLIIMIGFYVLLVWIFTKKSPSFFLKGISPAQLLAISTSSSAATLPLTMERVEEHLGVDPKVASFVLPIGATINMDGTSLYQAVVMVFIAQAFGMDLSFGSQIGIIATATLASIGSAAVPGAGMVMLVIVLGQAGIPEAGLALIFAMDRPLDMLRTSVNVTGDATVSMLIAKSQNQLGDPDVKNWDDNYKKD comes from the coding sequence ATGAAGAAGTTAGCACTACATTGGCAAATTCTTATTGGTATGGCATTCGGTATATTGATTGGGTTAGTTTTTACCAATTTTGATTGGGGTGTCAATTTTGTAACAGATTGGATCAAACCTTTCGGAAATATTTTTATCAATGCCCTGAAACTAATAGCTGTGCCCTTGATTATAGCTTCTTTGATCAAAGGGGTTTCAGATTTAAAAAATATTTCCAGTTTATCTCAAATGGGGTTAAAAACTATTGTAACATATATTTTAACCACTGTAATTGCCGTAAGTATTGGGTTATTGATTGTTAATATTATTCAACCTGGAAGTTCGATAGATGAGAATACTCGACAAGAGCTTCTTGATGCCTATGCTGGTGATGCAGAATCTAAAAAAGTAGATGCTCAAATGCAAAAAGAAAACGGTCCATTAAAAGCTATAGAAGATTTAGTGCCTGACAATATTTTTGGTGCAGCTTCAGATAATAGCAATATGCTACAAGTGATTTTCTTTGCTATTTTTTTTGGTATAGGGCTAATTTTAATCCCTGAAAAACAATCAAAGCCTGTAAAAGATTTTTTTGATGGTTTTAATGAAGTTATTCTAAAAATGATAGACATCATCATGCTGGTCGCACCTTATGGTGTTTTGGCATTAATGGCGACTTTAGTTGTAGAAGCTCCGTCTTCTGATTTATTCTTTGCACTCCTATACTATTCTGTCGCTGTAGTTAGTGGTTTGATTATAATGATAGGTTTTTATGTTCTTTTAGTATGGATATTTACTAAAAAATCGCCTTCTTTTTTTTTGAAAGGAATTTCACCAGCCCAACTTTTAGCGATATCTACTAGTTCAAGTGCCGCAACATTGCCTCTGACCATGGAACGCGTAGAAGAGCATTTGGGTGTTGATCCTAAAGTTGCAAGCTTTGTATTACCTATAGGAGCAACCATCAATATGGATGGTACAAGTCTATATCAAGCTGTTGTCATGGTGTTTATAGCTCAAGCTTTTGGTATGGATTTATCGTTTGGGTCTCAAATAGGCATTATTGCAACAGCAACTTTGGCTTCGATTGGATCAGCAGCTGTTCCAGGTGCTGGCATGGTAATGCTTGTGATTGTTTTAGGTCAAGCAGGTATTCCTGAAGCAGGTTTAGCACTTATATTTGCTATGGATAGACCACTCGATATGCTAAGGACATCTGTAAATGTTACAGGCGATGCTACCGTGTCTATGCTAATTGCAAAATCACAAAATCAACTTGGAGATCCTGATGTGAAAAATTGGGACGATAATTATAAAAAAGATTAG
- the aroC gene encoding chorismate synthase has product MPGNSFGKLFKLTTFGESHGKAIGGIIEGCPANLEIDFDKIQTDLDRRKPGQSAIVSQRKESDVVDFLSGVFEGKTTGTPIGFNISNADQKSKDYDHIKDKFRPSHADYTYTKKYGHRDYRGGGRSSARETVSRVVAGAIAKQLIQPIQITAFTSAIGDIKLNKYYKDLDFNCIENNPVRCPDKNLAQEMESFIKNIRKQGDTIGGIVTCVIQNVPIGLGEPVFDKLHAELGKAMLSINAVKGFEYGSGFEGTTMLGDQHNDEFLVDGTTKTNFSIGIQGGISNGMDIYFNVAFKPVATLIQDQKSIDNQHQKVTLKGKGRHDPCVVPRAIPIVEAMAAMVLADAYLLNKTSTL; this is encoded by the coding sequence ATGCCTGGAAATAGCTTTGGAAAATTATTTAAACTCACAACTTTTGGAGAATCTCATGGCAAAGCCATTGGTGGCATAATAGAAGGTTGTCCTGCTAATTTAGAAATAGATTTTGACAAGATTCAAACAGATTTAGACCGCAGAAAACCAGGTCAATCTGCCATAGTTTCTCAACGCAAGGAATCTGATGTAGTTGATTTTCTCTCTGGTGTTTTTGAAGGCAAAACCACTGGCACACCAATTGGATTCAATATCTCTAATGCTGATCAAAAATCAAAAGATTATGATCATATTAAAGACAAATTCAGACCCAGCCATGCCGATTACACCTATACTAAAAAATATGGACACAGAGACTATCGCGGTGGCGGACGCTCAAGTGCTCGCGAAACGGTATCTCGAGTTGTTGCTGGAGCAATAGCTAAACAGCTTATTCAACCCATTCAAATAACAGCTTTTACTAGTGCAATTGGAGACATAAAGCTAAATAAATATTATAAAGATTTAGATTTCAACTGTATTGAAAACAACCCTGTGCGTTGTCCTGATAAAAATTTAGCTCAAGAAATGGAGTCTTTTATCAAAAACATTCGCAAACAAGGAGATACTATTGGTGGCATAGTAACTTGTGTTATACAAAATGTACCAATTGGCTTAGGTGAGCCAGTATTTGATAAACTACATGCCGAACTGGGTAAAGCTATGCTCTCGATCAATGCTGTCAAAGGTTTTGAATACGGTAGTGGTTTTGAAGGCACAACCATGCTTGGCGACCAACATAACGATGAATTTCTGGTGGATGGAACAACAAAAACCAACTTTAGCATCGGTATTCAAGGCGGTATTTCAAATGGCATGGATATTTATTTCAATGTTGCCTTTAAACCTGTTGCCACTCTAATTCAAGACCAAAAAAGTATTGACAATCAGCATCAAAAAGTCACGCTTAAAGGTAAAGGCAGGCATGACCCTTGTGTAGTGCCAAGAGCTATTCCTATTGTAGAAGCTATGGCAGCTATGGTCTTGGCTGACGCTTATTTATTAAACAAAACATCAACCCTATAA
- a CDS encoding HAD family hydrolase, with amino-acid sequence MSETNYKQLLNHVKAFIFDVDGVLTNGKLHISEKGELLREMNVKDGYALKHAIDRGYEICIISGGKNQAVKFRLQGLGITNIYLGVDDKMKCLEEFSDIYNIPFKNMCYMGDDIPDLAVMNAVGLATCPQNAVSEIKAISHYISHKNGGDACVRDIIEQVLKVQNNWL; translated from the coding sequence ATGAGTGAAACCAATTATAAGCAATTGCTAAACCATGTAAAGGCTTTTATTTTTGATGTTGATGGTGTTTTGACCAACGGCAAATTGCATATTTCTGAAAAAGGAGAACTGCTTAGAGAAATGAACGTAAAAGACGGCTATGCTCTGAAACATGCTATTGATAGAGGCTATGAAATTTGTATTATCTCAGGCGGAAAAAATCAAGCGGTAAAATTCAGATTACAAGGCTTAGGCATTACAAATATATACTTAGGTGTTGATGATAAAATGAAATGCTTAGAAGAGTTTTCTGATATCTATAATATTCCATTTAAAAACATGTGCTATATGGGTGATGATATTCCTGATTTGGCAGTGATGAATGCTGTGGGTTTGGCTACTTGTCCACAAAACGCAGTTTCAGAAATCAAAGCTATATCGCATTATATCTCACATAAAAATGGTGGAGATGCTTGTGTGAGAGACATCATAGAACAAGTTTTAAAAGTCCAAAACAATTGGTTATAA
- a CDS encoding Rossmann-like and DUF2520 domain-containing protein — protein MIKVVILGSGNVATHFAKAFQQANNIELIQIYNHKPESLKKFKNIETTTELDKVKNADFYLVCVNDDKIEKLITALNKPKSIVAHTSGSLSLLNAPCRNAVFYPLQTFSKNKSLSFKNLPICIETEYKKDIHTLKVIVENINAKVYEVNTSQRQELHLVAVFVCNFVNYLYHIGYEICSQKNLPFDILKPLINETADKINYTIPQKAQTGPAIRNDLSTINRHLKQLENSKYKELYRYLTTSIQKTYE, from the coding sequence ATGATTAAAGTTGTTATTTTAGGTTCAGGCAATGTAGCTACCCATTTCGCAAAAGCATTTCAACAAGCAAATAATATTGAGCTTATTCAAATTTATAATCACAAGCCAGAAAGTCTCAAAAAATTTAAAAACATTGAAACTACTACTGAGCTAGATAAGGTTAAGAATGCAGATTTTTATTTGGTTTGTGTAAATGATGACAAAATCGAAAAATTGATTACAGCTCTAAATAAACCCAAGTCAATTGTCGCCCATACTTCTGGAAGTCTATCATTGCTAAATGCACCCTGCCGAAATGCCGTATTTTATCCGTTGCAAACCTTTTCTAAAAATAAAAGTTTGAGTTTTAAAAATTTACCAATTTGCATTGAAACTGAATATAAAAAAGACATACACACTTTAAAGGTTATAGTTGAAAATATCAATGCAAAAGTTTATGAAGTAAATACCTCTCAACGTCAAGAGCTACATTTAGTTGCGGTTTTTGTGTGCAATTTTGTGAATTATCTTTATCATATAGGTTATGAAATTTGTTCACAAAAAAATTTACCTTTTGATATTTTGAAACCCTTAATCAATGAAACTGCAGATAAAATAAATTATACAATTCCACAAAAAGCACAGACAGGTCCAGCTATACGCAATGATTTAAGCACCATCAATAGACATCTAAAGCAGTTAGAAAACTCTAAATACAAAGAATTATACCGATATTTGACCACTTCAATACAAAAAACCTATGAGTGA
- a CDS encoding S1/P1 nuclease, with the protein MKSLLIVLSFLVTFQFYSNNDWGKTGHRTVAEIANHYLSEKAKANINLLLHGQSLAVASTYADEIKSDEQYDEFKPWHYANVPFDKTYLEADKNEDGDIVIGIQYCINVLKDSTSDEEDKTFYLKMLIHLMGDLHQPLHFGLKEDLGANRFYVDWFGDNSNFHKVWDSEMIDSYGMSYTEMVKNKAVLSLKEIHKYAEGDLIDWVEDTRKLTKQVYNSAEHRENLGYRYMYDWYDTLNLQLHKAGIRLAKVLNNIFG; encoded by the coding sequence ATGAAATCTTTATTAATTGTGCTTTCTTTTTTAGTCACATTTCAATTTTATTCAAATAACGATTGGGGAAAAACTGGACATCGAACGGTTGCTGAAATTGCTAACCACTATTTAAGCGAAAAAGCAAAAGCTAACATCAATTTGCTTTTGCATGGACAGAGTTTGGCGGTGGCTTCTACTTATGCTGATGAAATAAAATCTGACGAACAGTATGATGAATTTAAACCTTGGCATTATGCTAATGTGCCTTTTGACAAAACCTATCTTGAAGCTGACAAAAATGAAGATGGTGATATTGTGATTGGGATTCAATATTGTATAAACGTATTAAAAGACAGCACAAGTGATGAAGAAGATAAGACGTTTTACTTAAAAATGCTGATTCATTTGATGGGCGATTTGCATCAACCATTGCATTTTGGGCTTAAAGAAGATTTGGGAGCTAATCGGTTTTATGTAGATTGGTTTGGCGATAATTCAAATTTTCATAAGGTTTGGGACTCTGAAATGATAGATTCTTATGGTATGAGTTATACTGAAATGGTTAAAAATAAAGCTGTATTATCGTTAAAGGAAATACATAAATATGCTGAAGGCGATTTAATTGATTGGGTTGAAGATACGCGAAAACTAACAAAACAAGTTTACAACTCAGCTGAACATCGAGAAAATTTGGGCTATCGCTATATGTATGATTGGTATGATACTTTAAATCTTCAACTTCACAAAGCAGGCATTCGTTTGGCTAAAGTTTTGAACAATATTTTTGGTTAA
- a CDS encoding LemA family protein, protein MNKHLKWIIPVGIILILGIILYNMTAGFNNKAVTLEENAQTAWSNVESAYQRRNDLIGNLVKTVQGLADFERKTLTEVIEARSKATSVNVDASNLSPESIKAFGQAQGGVSSALSRLLVSVERYPDIKANQNFLNLQAQLEGTENRINVARNRYNEAVGNFNILIRKFPNNLFAGLFGFEPLTRYEADAGAENAPDVEFEF, encoded by the coding sequence ATGAACAAACATTTAAAATGGATTATTCCAGTTGGAATCATTCTGATTTTAGGAATAATTTTATACAATATGACTGCTGGTTTTAATAACAAAGCCGTAACCTTAGAAGAAAATGCCCAAACCGCTTGGAGCAATGTAGAAAGTGCCTACCAAAGACGAAACGACTTGATTGGCAATTTGGTTAAAACCGTGCAAGGTCTTGCCGATTTTGAACGCAAAACTCTAACCGAAGTTATTGAAGCCCGTTCAAAAGCGACTTCAGTCAATGTCGATGCATCAAACCTCAGTCCAGAAAGCATCAAAGCTTTTGGTCAAGCTCAAGGTGGCGTGAGTTCGGCTTTGTCAAGATTATTGGTGAGTGTAGAACGCTATCCTGATATCAAAGCCAATCAAAACTTTCTCAATCTGCAAGCTCAACTTGAAGGTACAGAAAATCGTATTAATGTCGCCCGTAACCGATATAATGAAGCAGTAGGTAATTTCAACATTTTAATAAGAAAATTTCCTAACAATCTTTTTGCGGGACTATTTGGATTTGAACCTTTAACCCGTTACGAAGCTGATGCTGGAGCAGAAAACGCACCTGATGTTGAATTTGAATTTTAA
- a CDS encoding TPM domain-containing protein translates to MPKLKEYISKDDEKEIIEAIKAGEKQTSGEIRLHIEMKCPVEDAYDRALGVFEELGMHKTELANGILIYVAIEDHKLVLCGDKGINEKVGQGFWESTVKLITSYFKKNQYKEGLVKGIAEVGQKLKQYFPYQSDDTNELSDDISKG, encoded by the coding sequence ATGCCAAAACTTAAAGAATATATTTCAAAAGACGACGAAAAAGAAATTATAGAAGCCATAAAAGCTGGTGAAAAACAAACTTCTGGAGAAATACGCTTGCACATTGAAATGAAATGTCCTGTTGAAGATGCTTACGACAGAGCTTTAGGCGTTTTTGAAGAATTGGGAATGCACAAAACGGAATTGGCTAATGGCATTTTAATCTATGTCGCTATAGAAGATCATAAACTCGTGTTGTGCGGTGATAAAGGCATTAACGAGAAAGTAGGACAAGGCTTTTGGGAATCTACCGTGAAGTTGATAACGTCTTATTTTAAAAAAAATCAATACAAAGAAGGCTTAGTTAAAGGCATTGCAGAAGTGGGGCAAAAGTTGAAACAATACTTTCCGTATCAAAGCGATGATACCAACGAACTTTCAGATGATATTTCAAAAGGATAA
- a CDS encoding YgcG family protein, whose amino-acid sequence MTFIKIIASSLVLFFSLSSFAQKKIPPQPDKQKAVYDYANMLSDNEEVALRQKLETYADTTSTQIVIVTLNSLEGEYIATFATEWAQQWGIGQNNKDNGAIIMVSQDERKITIQNGYGLEEYLTDYNSKTIIDQIINLRLKKVIFIKDWMKPQPQCFNCLLDNLMLKLSTRKIKKVFYLM is encoded by the coding sequence ATGACATTTATAAAAATTATTGCGTCAAGTTTAGTGCTGTTTTTTAGCTTATCAAGCTTTGCACAAAAGAAAATTCCACCTCAACCTGACAAACAAAAAGCGGTTTATGATTATGCCAATATGCTATCTGACAATGAAGAAGTCGCTTTAAGGCAAAAGTTAGAAACTTACGCAGACACGACTTCAACCCAAATCGTTATCGTTACTTTAAACTCTCTTGAAGGCGAATACATCGCCACCTTTGCTACTGAATGGGCACAACAATGGGGCATTGGTCAAAACAACAAAGACAATGGTGCCATCATTATGGTTAGCCAAGACGAAAGAAAAATCACCATTCAAAACGGCTATGGTTTAGAAGAGTATCTAACGGATTACAACAGTAAAACCATCATCGACCAGATTATCAACCTGCGTTTAAAAAAGGTAATTTTTATCAAGGATTGGATGAAGCCACAACCGCAATGTTTCAATTGCTTGCTGGACAATTTGATGCTGAAGCTCTCAACCAGAAAAATCAAAAAAGTCTTTTATCTTATGTGA
- a CDS encoding alpha/beta fold hydrolase, producing MKKLIFIVVLLIWSLPSLAQNPISENLEINQLIDGTLLQPEGKNSKTLAIIIAGSGLTNRDGNQIAMKNNSLKQLAYFLEEESIASFRYDKRIFKLAKNQMIDESQIRFDDFVQDATDVVNYFKLYDGVKYGFDKFLLIGHSQGVLVAQLTSLKTAVEGLILLCDPAKPIDEVMISQISKQAPFLYKDLKESFDSIRKVGYVKEYNPLLKTVLREETQAFFQSWMKYNPTEIAQKITEPTLVIGGTTDIQVHSEDAKILAENFPNATYAIIENMNHVLKKVESIGLENQKSYNNPNLPLHNELKSEIEQFIQNFK from the coding sequence ATGAAAAAACTAATCTTTATTGTTGTTCTATTAATTTGGTCATTGCCAAGCTTAGCTCAAAACCCGATTTCTGAAAATTTAGAAATCAATCAATTGATTGATGGAACTTTACTTCAACCAGAAGGGAAAAATTCTAAAACCTTAGCCATTATCATTGCAGGTTCGGGACTGACAAATCGCGACGGCAATCAAATTGCTATGAAAAACAACAGTTTAAAACAGCTGGCTTATTTTCTTGAAGAAGAAAGTATTGCAAGTTTTAGATACGATAAACGGATTTTTAAACTTGCTAAAAATCAAATGATAGATGAATCACAAATACGTTTTGATGATTTTGTGCAAGATGCCACTGATGTGGTTAATTATTTTAAACTTTATGACGGTGTAAAATATGGCTTTGATAAATTTTTATTAATCGGACATAGTCAAGGTGTTTTGGTAGCACAACTGACAAGCCTTAAAACAGCAGTTGAAGGCTTAATTTTACTTTGTGATCCTGCAAAACCCATAGATGAAGTTATGATAAGCCAAATCAGTAAGCAAGCCCCATTTTTATACAAAGATTTAAAAGAGTCATTTGATTCTATTAGAAAAGTAGGCTATGTCAAAGAATATAATCCGCTTCTAAAAACAGTTTTAAGAGAAGAAACCCAAGCTTTTTTTCAATCTTGGATGAAGTATAACCCAACAGAAATTGCACAAAAAATAACGGAACCAACCTTAGTCATTGGTGGCACAACCGATATTCAAGTGCACAGTGAAGATGCTAAAATATTAGCTGAAAACTTTCCCAATGCCACGTATGCCATTATAGAAAATATGAATCACGTGCTGAAAAAAGTTGAAAGTATAGGTCTTGAAAACCAAAAATCTTATAATAATCCTAATTTGCCATTGCATAACGAATTAAAATCTGAAATTGAACAATTCATTCAAAACTTCAAATGA
- a CDS encoding Cof-type HAD-IIB family hydrolase yields the protein MMYQLIAIDIDGTLLDKNKGVSNQTIKTINALKQKAKIVLISAQMPKAMRHLQDDLGISNFPIVAYNGGLVLHQDKILSHTGIDFNTFREVLNANQDLNLHISLYHNDEWFAPQEDEWCRREVANTKVHPEFKSNNAVFEDWKIHNKEPHKIMCMGDERKVEEFYQRLSHHLQDKLHLYRSKPTYIEMAPMQISKLSGLQVLLQKIYKDIKLEQVVAYGDNYNDIEMIDKVGLGVAVDNARLEVKAVADDITQSNIDHGVANHLQKIFDIKL from the coding sequence ATGATGTATCAACTTATTGCAATTGACATAGACGGCACGCTTTTAGATAAAAATAAAGGGGTTTCAAATCAAACCATAAAAACTATTAATGCACTAAAGCAAAAGGCTAAAATTGTTTTGATTTCAGCACAGATGCCAAAAGCGATGCGACATTTGCAAGATGATTTAGGTATTTCAAATTTTCCGATTGTAGCTTATAACGGTGGCTTGGTTTTGCATCAAGACAAAATTTTATCACATACAGGTATTGATTTTAATACTTTTAGAGAAGTTTTAAACGCCAATCAAGATTTGAACTTGCATATTAGTTTATATCACAATGACGAGTGGTTTGCACCGCAAGAAGATGAGTGGTGCAGAAGAGAAGTCGCCAATACAAAAGTCCATCCAGAATTCAAATCCAACAATGCTGTTTTTGAAGATTGGAAAATTCACAATAAAGAACCTCACAAAATTATGTGTATGGGCGATGAACGCAAAGTTGAAGAATTTTACCAACGTCTATCTCACCATCTTCAGGATAAATTGCATTTATACCGCTCAAAACCAACCTATATTGAAATGGCACCTATGCAAATTTCTAAATTGTCAGGACTTCAAGTTTTGTTACAAAAAATATACAAAGACATCAAACTTGAACAAGTTGTTGCGTATGGCGATAATTACAACGATATTGAAATGATAGATAAAGTTGGCCTTGGCGTTGCTGTTGACAATGCAAGGTTAGAAGTAAAAGCCGTTGCAGATGATATCACACAAAGCAATATTGATCACGGCGTTGCTAATCACCTCCAAAAAATATTTGACATAAAGCTTTAG
- a CDS encoding DUF819 domain-containing protein — MENLRPEPFFTNDAVVLGLLLLVLGLIFYTSDLKHKSWSRFYKYVPALLLCYLIPAILNSLGLISSEWDVVDKAGEVTKEKSQLYFVASRYLLPASLVLLTLSINLKAIINLGWKALLMFFVGTLGIVIGGPIAILLMSYISPETLGGSGSDAVWRGLSTLAGSWIGGGANQATMLEIFAYNPRKYGAMVLVDIVVANLWMALILLGIGQHKSIDRWLRADNSAIDDLKEKVSAYEKSISRKSTLSDLMVILAIGFTGVALGHWFSKEISTFLISNFEIFSNKSSALSSFAGEFFWMITIATAFGIALSFTKLKRFEGVGASKIGSGFIYILVATIGMKMDLTTVTENPGLIGIGLIWMSIHAILLILVAKLIKAPYFFLAVGSQANVGGAASARVVASAFHPSLTSVGVLLAVFGYAVGTYAAIACTILMEMASKF; from the coding sequence ATGGAGAATCTGAGACCTGAACCTTTTTTTACTAATGATGCCGTTGTTTTAGGACTTCTGTTATTGGTTTTGGGCTTAATTTTTTACACCTCTGATTTAAAACATAAATCTTGGTCTCGATTTTATAAATATGTGCCTGCTTTGTTGCTGTGTTACTTGATTCCAGCCATATTGAATTCACTGGGTTTAATTTCTTCAGAATGGGATGTTGTGGACAAGGCAGGTGAAGTGACCAAAGAAAAATCTCAACTCTATTTTGTTGCTTCAAGATACTTATTGCCAGCATCTTTAGTGTTGCTAACCTTAAGTATAAATTTAAAAGCCATAATCAATCTCGGTTGGAAGGCTTTATTGATGTTTTTTGTAGGAACGCTGGGCATTGTCATTGGCGGTCCTATTGCTATCCTTTTGATGTCTTATATTTCGCCTGAAACGCTTGGCGGAAGTGGATCTGATGCTGTTTGGCGGGGTTTATCTACTTTAGCTGGCAGTTGGATTGGCGGCGGTGCTAATCAAGCGACGATGCTCGAAATTTTTGCATATAACCCCAGGAAATATGGAGCTATGGTTTTGGTGGATATTGTTGTGGCCAACCTTTGGATGGCATTAATTTTATTGGGAATTGGTCAGCACAAGAGCATTGATAGATGGTTAAGAGCCGACAATTCTGCCATAGATGATTTAAAAGAAAAAGTCTCAGCTTATGAAAAAAGCATTTCTCGTAAATCGACTTTATCTGATTTGATGGTAATTCTGGCTATAGGTTTTACTGGTGTGGCACTTGGACATTGGTTTTCAAAAGAAATATCTACTTTTTTAATTTCTAATTTTGAAATCTTTAGTAACAAATCTTCAGCCTTGAGTTCGTTTGCAGGCGAGTTTTTTTGGATGATTACCATAGCCACAGCTTTTGGTATTGCTTTATCATTTACTAAACTTAAACGCTTTGAAGGCGTTGGCGCAAGCAAAATAGGCTCAGGGTTTATTTACATCTTAGTGGCTACGATAGGAATGAAAATGGATTTAACTACTGTCACAGAAAATCCTGGATTAATAGGAATAGGTTTGATTTGGATGAGTATTCACGCCATACTTTTAATATTAGTAGCAAAGTTGATCAAAGCTCCTTATTTTTTCTTAGCGGTTGGGAGTCAAGCCAATGTTGGTGGCGCGGCTTCGGCACGAGTAGTGGCATCGGCATTTCATCCGTCTTTGACCAGTGTTGGTGTGCTTTTAGCCGTGTTTGGCTACGCCGTGGGAACTTATGCGGCGATTGCTTGTACTATTTTAATGGAAATGGCTTCAAAATTTTAA